One part of the Arabidopsis thaliana chromosome 4, partial sequence genome encodes these proteins:
- a CDS encoding Plant Tudor-like RNA-binding protein (Plant Tudor-like RNA-binding protein; FUNCTIONS IN: RNA binding; INVOLVED IN: biological_process unknown; EXPRESSED IN: 21 plant structures; EXPRESSED DURING: 10 growth stages; CONTAINS InterPro DOMAIN/s: Tudor-like, plant (InterPro:IPR014002), ENT (InterPro:IPR005491), Agenet (InterPro:IPR008395); BEST Arabidopsis thaliana protein match is: Plant Tudor-like protein (TAIR:AT2G25590.1); Has 35333 Blast hits to 34131 proteins in 2444 species: Archae - 798; Bacteria - 22429; Metazoa - 974; Fungi - 991; Plants - 531; Viruses - 0; Other Eukaryotes - 9610 (source: NCBI BLink).) produces the protein MRIRKGSRVEVFSNKEAPYGAWRCAEIVSGNGHTYNVRFYSFQIEHEEAVMEKVPRKIIRPCPPLVDVERWDTGELVEVLDNFSWKAATVREELSGHYYVVRLLGTPEELTFHKVNLRARKSWQDERWVAIGKISGSLKSSTLTGSDVHQKLQPHRNSMPLHEPSVVSARLLKRPSPYNWSECAESCTGNPKKMRSLEKEGQQQKVDAISCRPENRGGKSHVQASLNNHKTGYCQIVRVRSKGFSESVRADDCSDSDVCSVGSCSATSYDESNMPPCMLDGSTQQADSCSSDAESSCGLGEEPRWKHSSVGDGARNSCRSELYSYRSTLGELFSSGPLSWEQEASLTDLRLSLNISDDEHLMEEQCCLIRACRPFASRGLTLMLGFTPSPLTI, from the exons ATGAGAATCAGAAAAGGAAGTAGAGTTGAGGTATTTAGCAACAAAGAGGCGCCTTATGGTGCGTGGCGATGTGCTGAGATTGTCTCGGGTAATGGACATACCTACAATGTTAGATTTTACTCTTTCCAAATTGAACACGAGGAGGCAGTTATGGAGAAAGTTCCAAGGAAGATAATTAGGCCTTGTCCTCCACTTGTGGATGTTGAGAGATGGGATACTGGTGAATTGGTGGAAGTTCTTGATAATTTTTCCTGGAAAGCTGCCACAGTTCGAGAGGAGTTATCTGGACATTACTATGTGGTTCGCTTACTTGGGACTCCAGAAGAACTCACATTTCACAAAGTTAACCTCAGGGCCCGAAAGTCGTGGCAAGATGAGAGATGGGTTGCAATTGGAAAG ATATCTGGTTCTCTGAAGTCATCCACACTGACTGGATCAGACGTACATCAGAAGCTACAGCCCCACAGGAACAGCATGCCTCTCCACGAGCCTAGCGTGGTCTCTGCTAGATTGTTAAAGAGGCCGTCACCTTACAACTGGTCTGAATGTGCTGAATCATGTACAGGAAACCCTAAGAAGATGCGTTCATTGGAAAAAGAAGGACAGCAGCAAAAGGTAGATGCCATTTCTTGCCGACCAGAAAACAGGGGTGGTAAATCTCACGTGCAAGCTTCCTTAAACAATCACAAAACTGGTTACTGTCAAATTGTCAGGGTAAGATCAAAAGGGTTTAGTGAGAGTGTTCGTGCTGATGATTGTTCTGATAGCGATGTATGCTCAGTTGGTAGTTGTAGTGCTACTAGTTATGATGAGAGTAACATGCCACCTTGTATGCTAGATGGCTCTACTCAACAGGCAGACTCATGTAGCAGCGATGCTGAATCTTCTTGTGGCCTGGGGGAAGAACCAAGGTGGAAACATTCATCAGTTGGTGATGGAGCAAGAAATTCTTGTAGGTCGGAACTATATTCTTACCGCAGTACTCTGGGGGAATTATTTTCTTCTGGTCCCCTAAGTTGGGAGCAAGAAGCATCATTAACTGATCTTCGTCTTTCTCTTAATATATCAGATGATGAACATTTGATGGAG GAACAATGTTGCCTTATCCGGGCATGCAGACCTTTTGCTTCTAGAGGTCTAACTCTGATGCTGGGGTTTACACCTTCTCCCTTGACCATCTGA
- a CDS encoding Plant Tudor-like RNA-binding protein (Plant Tudor-like RNA-binding protein; FUNCTIONS IN: RNA binding; INVOLVED IN: biological_process unknown; EXPRESSED IN: 21 plant structures; EXPRESSED DURING: 10 growth stages; CONTAINS InterPro DOMAIN/s: Tudor-like, plant (InterPro:IPR014002), Agenet (InterPro:IPR008395); BEST Arabidopsis thaliana protein match is: Plant Tudor-like protein (TAIR:AT2G25590.1).), whose protein sequence is MRIRKGSRVEVFSNKEAPYGAWRCAEIVSGNGHTYNVRFYSFQIEHEEAVMEKVPRKIIRPCPPLVDVERWDTGELVEVLDNFSWKAATVREELSGHYYVVRLLGTPEELTFHKVNLRARKSWQDERWVAIGKISGSLKSSTLTGSDVHQKLQPHRNSMPLHEPSVVSARLLKRPSPYNWSECAESCTGNPKKMRSLEKEGQQQKVDAISCRPENRGGKSHVQASLNNHKTGYCQIVRMALLNRQTHVAAMLNLLVAWGKNQGGNIHQLVMEQEILVGRNYILTAVLWGNYFLLVP, encoded by the exons ATGAGAATCAGAAAAGGAAGTAGAGTTGAGGTATTTAGCAACAAAGAGGCGCCTTATGGTGCGTGGCGATGTGCTGAGATTGTCTCGGGTAATGGACATACCTACAATGTTAGATTTTACTCTTTCCAAATTGAACACGAGGAGGCAGTTATGGAGAAAGTTCCAAGGAAGATAATTAGGCCTTGTCCTCCACTTGTGGATGTTGAGAGATGGGATACTGGTGAATTGGTGGAAGTTCTTGATAATTTTTCCTGGAAAGCTGCCACAGTTCGAGAGGAGTTATCTGGACATTACTATGTGGTTCGCTTACTTGGGACTCCAGAAGAACTCACATTTCACAAAGTTAACCTCAGGGCCCGAAAGTCGTGGCAAGATGAGAGATGGGTTGCAATTGGAAAG ATATCTGGTTCTCTGAAGTCATCCACACTGACTGGATCAGACGTACATCAGAAGCTACAGCCCCACAGGAACAGCATGCCTCTCCACGAGCCTAGCGTGGTCTCTGCTAGATTGTTAAAGAGGCCGTCACCTTACAACTGGTCTGAATGTGCTGAATCATGTACAGGAAACCCTAAGAAGATGCGTTCATTGGAAAAAGAAGGACAGCAGCAAAAGGTAGATGCCATTTCTTGCCGACCAGAAAACAGGGGTGGTAAATCTCACGTGCAAGCTTCCTTAAACAATCACAAAACTGGTTACTGTCAAATTGTCAGG ATGGCTCTACTCAACAGGCAGACTCATGTAGCAGCGATGCTGAATCTTCTTGTGGCCTGGGGGAAGAACCAAGGTGGAAACATTCATCAGTTGGTGATGGAGCAAGAAATTCTTGTAGGTCGGAACTATATTCTTACCGCAGTACTCTGGGGGAATTATTTTCTTCTGGTCCCCTAA
- a CDS encoding Plant Tudor-like RNA-binding protein (Plant Tudor-like RNA-binding protein; FUNCTIONS IN: RNA binding; INVOLVED IN: biological_process unknown; EXPRESSED IN: 21 plant structures; EXPRESSED DURING: 10 growth stages; CONTAINS InterPro DOMAIN/s: ENT (InterPro:IPR005491), Tudor-like, plant (InterPro:IPR014002), Agenet (InterPro:IPR008395); BEST Arabidopsis thaliana protein match is: Plant Tudor-like protein (TAIR:AT2G25590.1); Has 1807 Blast hits to 1807 proteins in 277 species: Archae - 0; Bacteria - 0; Metazoa - 736; Fungi - 347; Plants - 385; Viruses - 0; Other Eukaryotes - 339 (source: NCBI BLink).): MRIRKGSRVEVFSNKEAPYGAWRCAEIVSGNGHTYNVRFYSFQIEHEEAVMEKVPRKIIRPCPPLVDVERWDTGELVEVLDNFSWKAATVREELSGHYYVVRLLGTPEELTFHKVNLRARKSWQDERWVAIGKISGSLKSSTLTGSDVHQKLQPHRNSMPLHEPSVVSARLLKRPSPYNWSECAESCTGNPKKMRSLEKEGQQQKVDAISCRPENRGGKSHVQASLNNHKTGYCQIVRVRSKGFSESVRADDCSDSDVCSVGSCSATSYDESNMPPCMLDGSTQQADSCSSDAESSCGLGEEPRWKHSSVGDGARNSCRSELYSYRSTLGELFSSGPLSWEQEASLTDLRLSLNISDDEHLMEVRNLISTGTRSQFC, translated from the exons ATGAGAATCAGAAAAGGAAGTAGAGTTGAGGTATTTAGCAACAAAGAGGCGCCTTATGGTGCGTGGCGATGTGCTGAGATTGTCTCGGGTAATGGACATACCTACAATGTTAGATTTTACTCTTTCCAAATTGAACACGAGGAGGCAGTTATGGAGAAAGTTCCAAGGAAGATAATTAGGCCTTGTCCTCCACTTGTGGATGTTGAGAGATGGGATACTGGTGAATTGGTGGAAGTTCTTGATAATTTTTCCTGGAAAGCTGCCACAGTTCGAGAGGAGTTATCTGGACATTACTATGTGGTTCGCTTACTTGGGACTCCAGAAGAACTCACATTTCACAAAGTTAACCTCAGGGCCCGAAAGTCGTGGCAAGATGAGAGATGGGTTGCAATTGGAAAG ATATCTGGTTCTCTGAAGTCATCCACACTGACTGGATCAGACGTACATCAGAAGCTACAGCCCCACAGGAACAGCATGCCTCTCCACGAGCCTAGCGTGGTCTCTGCTAGATTGTTAAAGAGGCCGTCACCTTACAACTGGTCTGAATGTGCTGAATCATGTACAGGAAACCCTAAGAAGATGCGTTCATTGGAAAAAGAAGGACAGCAGCAAAAGGTAGATGCCATTTCTTGCCGACCAGAAAACAGGGGTGGTAAATCTCACGTGCAAGCTTCCTTAAACAATCACAAAACTGGTTACTGTCAAATTGTCAGGGTAAGATCAAAAGGGTTTAGTGAGAGTGTTCGTGCTGATGATTGTTCTGATAGCGATGTATGCTCAGTTGGTAGTTGTAGTGCTACTAGTTATGATGAGAGTAACATGCCACCTTGTATGCTAGATGGCTCTACTCAACAGGCAGACTCATGTAGCAGCGATGCTGAATCTTCTTGTGGCCTGGGGGAAGAACCAAGGTGGAAACATTCATCAGTTGGTGATGGAGCAAGAAATTCTTGTAGGTCGGAACTATATTCTTACCGCAGTACTCTGGGGGAATTATTTTCTTCTGGTCCCCTAAGTTGGGAGCAAGAAGCATCATTAACTGATCTTCGTCTTTCTCTTAATATATCAGATGATGAACATTTGATGGAGGTAAGAAATTTGATATCTACTGGTACCCGCAGTCAATTTTGTTAG
- the MEF8S gene encoding Pentatricopeptide repeat (PPR) superfamily protein (Pentatricopeptide repeat (PPR) superfamily protein; INVOLVED IN: biological_process unknown; LOCATED IN: mitochondrion; EXPRESSED IN: 24 plant structures; EXPRESSED DURING: 15 growth stages; CONTAINS InterPro DOMAIN/s: Pentatricopeptide repeat (InterPro:IPR002885); BEST Arabidopsis thaliana protein match is: Tetratricopeptide repeat (TPR)-like superfamily protein (TAIR:AT2G25580.1); Has 1807 Blast hits to 1807 proteins in 277 species: Archae - 0; Bacteria - 0; Metazoa - 736; Fungi - 347; Plants - 385; Viruses - 0; Other Eukaryotes - 339 (source: NCBI BLink).) — translation MIYTLTRGSLLGSTCKLRYSSLFSYLSTAALRLGFENPTNGNPMDNSSHHIGYVNGFNGGEQSLGGFQQNSYEQSLNPVSGQNPTNRFYQNGYNRNQSYGEHSEIINQRNQNWQSSDGCSSYGTTGNGVPQENNTGGNHFQQDHSGHSSLDELDSICREGKVKKAVEIIKSWRNEGYVVDLPRLFWIAQLCGDAQALQEAKVVHEFITSSVGISDISAYNSIIEMYSGCGSVEDALTVFNSMPERNLETWCGVIRCFAKNGQGEDAIDTFSRFKQEGNKPDGEMFKEIFFACGVLGDMNEGLLHFESMYKEYGIIPCMEHYVSLVKMLAEPGYLDEALRFVESMEPNVDLWETLMNLSRVHGDLILGDRCQDMVEQLDASRLNKESKAGLVPVKSSDLVKEKLQRMAKGPNYGIRYMAAGDISRPENRELYMALKSLKEHMIEIGYVPLSKLALHDVDQESKDENLFNHNERFAFISTFLDTPARSLIRVMKNLRVCADCHNALKLMSKIVGRELISRDAKRFHHMKDGVCSCREYW, via the coding sequence ATGATATACACGTTGACGAGAGGTTCGCTTCTCGGCTCTACCTGTAAGCTACGCtactcttctttattttcttatctgaGCACAGCTGCGCTGAGATTGGGTTTTGAAAACCCTACTAATGGAAATCCGATGGATAATTCTTCGCATCACATTGGTTATGTAAATGGGTTTAACGGTGGAGAACAATCGCTTGGTGGGTTTCAGCAGAATTCATATGAGCAGAGCTTAAACCCTGTTTCTGGGCAGAATCCGACGAATAGGTTTTATCAAAACGGATACAATCGGAATCAGAGTTATGGGGAACATAGTGAAATTATTAatcagagaaatcaaaattggcAAAGTAGTGATGGTTGTTCCTCGTATGGAACTACTGGAAATGGAGTTCCACAAGAGAATAATACTGGTGGGAATCATTTTCAGCAAGATCATAGTGGTCATAGCTCGTTGGACGAATTGGATTCGATTTGCAGAGAAGGGAAGGTTAAAAAAGCTGTTGAAATTATTAAATCATGGAGAAATGAGGGTTATGTTGTGGATTTACCTAGACTGTTTTGGATAGCACAGCTTTGTGGAGATGCACAAGCTTTACAAGAAGCCAAAGTTGTTCATGAGTTTATTACTTCTTCGGTTGGGATTTCAGATATCAGCGCTTACAACTCGATAATCGAAATGTACTCTGGTTGTGGTTCTGTGGAAGATGCATTAACCGTTTTCAATAGTATGCCTGAGAGAAACTTGGAGACTTGGTGTGGTGTTATAAGGTGTTTTGCAAAGAATGGGCAAGGGGAAGACGCCATTGATACGTTCTCTCGGTTTaaacaagaaggaaacaaaccTGATGGTGAAATGTTTAAAGAGATCTTCTTTGCGTGTGGTGTTCTTGGTGACATGAACGAGGGACTGTTGCACTTTGAGTCCATGTACAAAGAGTATGGAATTATCCCTTGTATGGAACATTACGTGAGCCTCGTTAAAATGTTGGCGGAGCCTGGTTATTTAGATGAAGCCTTGAGATTTGTTGAATCGATGGAACCAAATGTAGATTTGTGGGAAACCCTGATGAATCTATCACGGGTTCATGGGGATTTAATTCTTGGCGACCGGTGTCAAGATATGGTTGAGCAGCTTGATGCAAGTAGACTGAACAAAGAGTCAAAGGCGGGTCTTGTACCTGTGAAATCATCAGACCTAGTAAAAGAGAAATTACAAAGAATGGCCAAAGGGCCAAATTATGGGATTCGATATATGGCAGCTGGAGATATTTCTCGTCCAGAAAACAGAGAGTTGTATATGGCATTGAAGAGTTTAAAGGAGCATATGATAGAAATTGGTTATGTACCTCTATCTAAACTTGCATTGCACGACGTGGACCAAGAGAGCAAAGACGAAAACCTTTTCAATCATAATGAGAGATTCGCTTTCATCTCGACATTTCTTGACACTCCTGCGCGTTCGTTAATACGAGTAATGAAAAATCTACGTGTATGCGCAGATTGCCATAACGCATTGAAGTTGATGTCAAAGATAGTTGGGAGAGAGTTGATTTCGCGAGATGCAAAGAGGTTTCACCATATGAAAGATGGTGTTTGCTCCTGTAGAGAGTATTGGTAA
- a CDS encoding choice-of-anchor C domain protein, putative (Protein of unknown function, DUF642) (FUNCTIONS IN: molecular_function unknown; INVOLVED IN: biological_process unknown; LOCATED IN: plant-type cell wall; EXPRESSED IN: 24 plant structures; EXPRESSED DURING: 15 growth stages; CONTAINS InterPro DOMAIN/s: Protein of unknown function DUF642 (InterPro:IPR006946), Galactose-binding domain-like (InterPro:IPR008979); BEST Arabidopsis thaliana protein match is: Protein of unknown function, DUF642 (TAIR:AT5G11420.1); Has 35333 Blast hits to 34131 proteins in 2444 species: Archae - 798; Bacteria - 22429; Metazoa - 974; Fungi - 991; Plants - 531; Viruses - 0; Other Eukaryotes - 9610 (source: NCBI BLink).), giving the protein MKEMGVIVLLLLHSFFYVAFCFNDGLLPNGDFELGPRHSDMKGTQVINITAIPNWELSGFVEYIPSGHKQGDMILVVPKGAFAVRLGNEASIKQKISVKKGSYYSITFSAARTCAQDERLNVSVAPHHAVMPIQTVYSSSGWDLYSWAFKAQSDYADIVIHNPGVEEDPACGPLIDGVAMRALFPPRPTNKNILKNGGFEEGPWVLPNISSGVLIPPNSIDDHSPLPGWMVESLKAVKYIDSDHFSVPQGRRAVELVAGKESAVAQVVRTIPGKTYVLSFSVGDASNACAGSMIVEAFAGKDTIKVPYESKGKGGFKRSSLRFVAVSSRTRVMFYSTFYAMRNDDFSSLCGPVIDDVKLLSARRP; this is encoded by the exons atgaaagagatGGGAGTGATagtgcttcttctccttcactcgTTCTTCTACGTTGCCTTTTGCTTCAATGATG gaCTACTACCAAACGGTGACTTCGAACTCGGTCCACGACATTCGGACATGAAAGGAACACAAGTTATCAACATAACAGCAATCCCAAACTGGGAACTCTCAGGCTTTGTCGAGTACATTCCCTCAGGACACAAACAAGGCGACATGATCCTTGTCGTGCCTAAAGGCGCATTCGCAGTACGTCTAGGCAACGAAGcctcaatcaaacaaaaaatcagcGTTAAGAAAGGGTCGTACTATTCGATAACGTTCAGTGCTGCTCGAACATGCGCACAAGACGAGCGGTTAAACGTTTCCGTGGCTCCTCACCATGCAGTGATGCCGATACAAACAGTGTATAGTAGCTCAGGTTGGGATTTGTATTCGTGGGCTTTTAAGGCCCAAAGTGACTATGCAGATATAGTGATACATAATCCAGGTGTTGAGGAAGATCCTGCTTGTGGACCTCTCATTGATGGTGTTGCTATGCGAGCCCTTTTCCCTCCTCGTCCCACCAATA agaACATTCTAAAGAACGGAGGATTCGAAGAAGGTCCTTGGGTTTTACCAAACATATCATCTGGTGTTTTGATTCCACCAAACTCCATCGACGATCACTCTCCGTTACCTGGTTGGATGGTCGAGTCTCTTAAAGCTGTCAAATACATAGATTCCGATCATTTCTCCGTTCCTCAAGGCCGTCGCGCCGTCGAACTCGTCGCCGGGAAAGAAAGCGCCGTCGCACAAGTTGTCCGCACTATCCCTGGAAAAACCTACGTCCTATCCTTCTCTGTCGGAGATGCTAGCAACGCTTGCGCCGGATCAATGATCGTCGAAGCTTTCGCCGGAAAAGACACGATCAAGGTCCCGTATGAATCGAAAGGGAAAGGAGGATTCAAGCGATCGTCATTGAGATTCGTCGCTGTCTCGAGTCGGACTAGAGTTATGTTCTACAGTACGTTTTACGCGATGAGAAACGACGATTTCTCGAGCTTATGTGGACCGGTGATCGACGACGTTAAGCTTCTCAGTGCTCGGAGGCCGTGA
- a CDS encoding Cytochrome bd ubiquinol oxidase, 14kDa subunit (Cytochrome bd ubiquinol oxidase, 14kDa subunit; FUNCTIONS IN: ubiquinol-cytochrome-c reductase activity; INVOLVED IN: mitochondrial electron transport, ubiquinol to cytochrome c; LOCATED IN: mitochondrion, plasma membrane, plastid, mitochondrial respiratory chain complex III, membrane; EXPRESSED IN: 26 plant structures; EXPRESSED DURING: 15 growth stages; CONTAINS InterPro DOMAIN/s: Cytochrome d ubiquinol oxidase, 14kDa subunit (InterPro:IPR003197); BEST Arabidopsis thaliana protein match is: Cytochrome bd ubiquinol oxidase, 14kDa subunit (TAIR:AT5G25450.1); Has 1807 Blast hits to 1807 proteins in 277 species: Archae - 0; Bacteria - 0; Metazoa - 736; Fungi - 347; Plants - 385; Viruses - 0; Other Eukaryotes - 339 (source: NCBI BLink).) → MASLLKAFIDPKKNFLARMHMKAISTRLRRYGLRYDDLYDQYYSMDIKEAMNRLPREVVDARNQRLKRAMDLSMKHEYLPKDLQAVQTPFRGYLQDMLALVERESKEREALGALPLYQRTLP, encoded by the exons atGGCGTCGCTTCTGAAAGCATTCATCGATCCAAAGAAGAACTTCCTCGCTCGTATGCATATGAAAGCCATATCTACTCGCCTTCGCAGATACG GTCTGAGGTACGATGATCTGTACGATCAGTATTACAGTATGGACATCAAAGAGGCTATGAACAGATTGCCCAGGGAGGTCGTTGATGCTCGTAACCAGCGTCTCAAGCGTGCCATGGACCTCTCCATGAAGCACGAGTACCTCCCCAAGGATCTTCAG GCGGTGCAGACCCCATTCCGTGGCTATCTTCAGGACATGCTTGCTCTT GTTGAGAGGGAAAGCAAGGAACGAGAGGCCTTGGGAGCTCTACCACTATACCAGCGCACACTCCCATAA
- a CDS encoding Cytochrome bd ubiquinol oxidase, 14kDa subunit (Cytochrome bd ubiquinol oxidase, 14kDa subunit; FUNCTIONS IN: ubiquinol-cytochrome-c reductase activity; INVOLVED IN: mitochondrial electron transport, ubiquinol to cytochrome c; LOCATED IN: mitochondrion, plasma membrane, plastid, mitochondrial respiratory chain complex III, membrane; EXPRESSED IN: 26 plant structures; EXPRESSED DURING: 15 growth stages; CONTAINS InterPro DOMAIN/s: Cytochrome d ubiquinol oxidase, 14kDa subunit (InterPro:IPR003197); BEST Arabidopsis thaliana protein match is: Cytochrome bd ubiquinol oxidase, 14kDa subunit (TAIR:AT5G25450.1); Has 312 Blast hits to 312 proteins in 91 species: Archae - 0; Bacteria - 0; Metazoa - 204; Fungi - 3; Plants - 89; Viruses - 0; Other Eukaryotes - 16 (source: NCBI BLink).) — MASLLKAFIDPKKNFLARMHMKAISTRLRRYGLRYDDLYDQYYSMDIKEAMNRLPREVVDARNQRLKRAMDLSMKHEYLPKDLQAVQTPFRGYLQDMLALG; from the exons atGGCGTCGCTTCTGAAAGCATTCATCGATCCAAAGAAGAACTTCCTCGCTCGTATGCATATGAAAGCCATATCTACTCGCCTTCGCAGATACG GTCTGAGGTACGATGATCTGTACGATCAGTATTACAGTATGGACATCAAAGAGGCTATGAACAGATTGCCCAGGGAGGTCGTTGATGCTCGTAACCAGCGTCTCAAGCGTGCCATGGACCTCTCCATGAAGCACGAGTACCTCCCCAAGGATCTTCAG GCGGTGCAGACCCCATTCCGTGGCTATCTTCAGGACATGCTTGCTCTT GTTGA